TTAGGCTGCGTGAATGAACTGTCAACGGGAACACAGGTCATATATCGCCATCCTATCTCCGCTCTTCGGGTGGGATATCCAGGGTTGCCCCTCCGCACTTTGCACGTGTACATACCCCATAGACGTAGACAAGCTCCCTAGCATAATTCGCCGCGGAGGATTGAAGCCCTGTCCCAAGACTGAATCACGTACAGAATGTAGAAGAGGAGGTGGAGGTCACCGGCAAATAAGCATCTTACCCACGAATGGGGTAAACGCAGATCTCATGACTCGCAGTCGTTGCTCAGCTCGTCCGAGACCTTCGAATTTAGCCGGGCCAGAACATCCAGCAATGTGCCGAAGAGCGATCGGGCGCGGGCGGAAATGACCTCGCTGCTCACGTTGTGGATAATCTCGAGCAGCGCCACGCCGATTTGCCGTAGTTTCTCAACCTGGACGCACAAATAACCCGAGATCAGTCGTGTTGCGTTTACCCCCCCCATCTAAGGACGGGGCAGTCCTTGGTCCAACGAACTTACACAAGGTTCCCCGTTGGCCTGCAGAGCCTCGAAGGGCATGTCCGacacggcgtcgaggaggtcgcccGCGATCTCGACCTTTCGCATCGCGAGCATGACCGGGTCCCCCGTCAGGCCCAGGACGTCGGCGAAGCCGCGCTCGGAGAAGCGAGTGAGGAGGACGAGCCGGAGCGTGTGGAAGGTGACGAAGAGGTTCGCCTTCTGGACGGAGATGGCCCGCGTGCGGAACCGCGCCGTCGCttcgcccgcgccgtcggGAACCGCTGCCCCTGGATCGCGGAGCCAGACCGGACAGCTCTGCAGGATGCTGGTGAAGTCCAAGTACGACTGCATCGTGCTGGTCCTCAGGCTCGATGGTACGTCGTccggctcggccgccgtcgaggacagGGTTGTCGCGcgtcttctgctgctgccctgTAGCCGTGAGAGCAGgttgaggtcgaggagcaTCTCGGAGGCCGTGTACCACAGGCGGAAGCAGAGGTGGAAACACAGGCGCAGGTGGccctcgaagacgacggtgTCCGGCCCCTCGGGCTGCATGAGCCCGCATGCCTGGCTCTCGTCGAAGTGGGTCGTGATGGGCGTGTCCAGGCAGATCTGGTGCAGCGTGATCGGGACCTGGTTCAGTATCGAGGCCGACTTGTCGCCAATGTACAGATGCCAGAAGGTGTTCCTCCTGAGATGGTTCTCTGGCCACTCGAGCCCTCGGAAGGAAGACTCGTCGTACAGGCGCATCTCCTGGACGAGCCGGAGGGCCTCGCCCATGGCGTGAAACGACACGCGCGTCTTGCCCAGGGCGTGAAGCGCGTTGGAGTGGAAGTAGcggatgatgatggagctCGAATCCGGCTGCTCGATGTCCAAGTCCTGGTAGAGCCGGAGGGCCTCGCGCGAGGTCCTCAGAAACGGCATCGACAGCGCGACGCCGGATGGGAAGATCTCGGGAggcaagacggccgagacgacggcgcagaGGGCCGTCAGCAGGGCGAAGGCGCGCAGGGTCGGGATCATGTCTGAGATGGGGCGGCCCGGGGTCTCGTCTCGGAGAAccgggacgacgacgtggatCGACCGTCGAAGGAGTGGCTCGCAGACAACGGGGATCGACGGAAACTCCCACTGCATAAAGAGGTCGATGCACGTCGAGATGACGTCCTCTAGGGGTACGTATGGAAGCGCCATGCCGAGAGCTGAGAGGAGGTCGTCTATGGCCACGCGGAACGGGGGTTTGCCATAGAACTCCGGGGCTGGTTCTCCATCTACAGAGACATTGTTGCCCGCGGAAACAGCCGGGAGAGATGCAGTTGCAGATACAGAAGCAGAGCCCCCTCCATCTGGAGTGCCGGGAGGCGGCATCGCGGTATTGTTGTGCAGTGGCAGTTCATCATCGTTGCTCCCGCTCTGAGAAGCCCTTTTGTGAGCACCTCGCCGTGCCCGGAACGGAGGGCCTCTCTTTTTTGGTGCAGTTGTATACTCGCATGTCAGGGCGGACATGAAGCAGTTGGAACACTGAGGGCTTTTGGCATCGCACTGGAAGTTGTTACGGTTGTCAGCCCAACAATCCAGTAAGAATGGACCATCCCGAGTCAGATGATTTTCTTCTACCTTGACTTTTCGCCGTCTGCACCCGTCGCACGCTCGTTTCGTCATTCTTTCTGTATCAAATGAGCTATTCTCCGAAtcgccgaggttga
The genomic region above belongs to Colletotrichum higginsianum IMI 349063 chromosome 2, whole genome shotgun sequence and contains:
- a CDS encoding C6 transcription factor, which translates into the protein MPPPGTPDGGGSASVSATASLPAVSAGNNVSVDGEPAPEFYGKPPFRVAIDDLLSALGMALPYVPLEDVISTCIDLFMQWEFPSIPVVCEPLLRRSIHVVVPVLRDETPGRPISDMIPTLRAFALLTALCAVVSAVLPPEIFPSGVALSMPFLRTSREALRLYQDLDIEQPDSSSIIIRYFHSNALHALGKTRVSFHAMGEALRLVQEMRLYDESSFRGLEWPENHLRRNTFWHLYIGDKSASILNQVPITLHQICLDTPITTHFDESQACGLMQPEGPDTVVFEGHLRLCFHLCFRLWYTASEMLLDLNLLSRLQGSSRRRATTLSSTAAEPDDVPSSLRTSTMQSYLDFTSILQSCPVWLRDPGAAVPDGAGEATARFRTRAISVQKANLFVTFHTLRLVLLTRFSERGFADVLGLTGDPVMLAMRKVEIAGDLLDAVSDMPFEALQANGEPCVEKLRQIGVALLEIIHNVSSEVISARARSLFGTLLDVLARLNSKVSDELSNDCES